GGATGAGGATTTAGCTCTTTACATTTTCCTTCACCACGTATGCATATCATATACTCTTCCAATCCCTCAGTTGTTTCACCCTAATTATATTAGTAATTTTGATTAGATTAGTATTTGTTAGCAGATCCACTAGTAAATTGTAGTTGCTCTTCTCTAttcctgtattttcattttctcagacttaatttatttgcttcatttttttgtatatgcTACTTGGCTATAATTCAACCCCCAAATCTGTGCTTGTTTTCAAAATCAACTTTCAGTGCGTTCATTCAGATTTGTCAACTTCATTTTCTTGAAGATGTCACTGCTGGAGCCTTCTAAGCTGAATACGGACTCATTTTCTGAAGCTGGTGTACACGTGTCACCGATTTTCTTGGAAGTTATCTTTGCCTTTTTCCTGAGTTGGGCCTTCTAGATCCTGtgttctctgtctccctctttatGTTTTGCTTATTTCATGCTTTGAGAGCagcatgtcttttttttgtttttgtttttaatctttctgaGGAAAAGGGTTTGTGGTAGGTTAATTTTGTGAAACCTTATGAGCaagtctgaaaattatttttaactatccTCACACTTGATTGATGGTTTGGCAGGGTAAAGAATTCCTGGGGGAAATGTTTTTAAAGGCATCATTGCATCATCTTCTACCTTTAGATGTCATCATTGAGCCATTCAGAATCATTCCTGATTCTTGACAcgtgattgttttcttttttctcagtaTTCTGATATTTCAcaacaaaatatcttaatatgaGTCCATTTTCATCTGTTTTGCTGGGTGCTCAGTGTACTCCAGCAACTTACATCTTTCATTTctggaaaatgttaaatatttcattattgtttttctcCCCTCCATTttgtctctcctttctttccaaaACCCATCTGGTTTAGATGCCCTCTAATGAGATTctctaattttcttctatttttctactCCTGtgcttttctactttttgtgGTATTTCCTCACATTTACCTTCCATGATTTCcattgaattttttctttctgcttttgtatttttattttctaagagcTCTTTTGTTTCCTCTGTAACTATCTTATTCTAGTTTCATGAGTAtgatattcttctttttctttgataatttttataactGTTGCTTTTTTCAACCTGAGTAGTTTTtacctatttgtttattttaatctctttcatTTACTAGGCTTTTCTCAGCTATCCAGTATCCCAAGATTCTTAGCTCATTAAGAGTGGGGGACTAAAAACCTGATGCTCTGATTTCATGTTGAATGTCACTGTAGCTAGTTTGTAGCTGGGTTATTTGGGGGTAATACCTGATCTTCATGTCTGTGTCTTTCTTGTTGACTGGTCATATTCTGTAGACTATGAAGAAGACTTCACATCTGCCTGGAAAGTAAAGACCAAGCTGAAGGCTTCAGATAGTCAGGAGGGAGAATCAGGTGGAGGGGTTTGTATCAGCATTTAATAATCCTGTCTTCCATATTATTTCATTGTCTTTGGTCGAGAGGTACCTCTTATCTTACTCTCTCCAGAAAATAAGCCCCTAGTTTTCAGTTCTGTGTAGTGGAGGAaggtgggtgatatggtttggctttctgtccccacccaaatctcatcttgaattgtaatcccataattcccacatgtcatgggagggacctggtgggaggtaattgaatcatgagggtggtttcctgttctcttgatagtaagtgagttctcacaagatctgatggttatataaGCATCTGGTATTTTCCCTGCTGCCactcattctctttcctgctgccctgtgaagaggtgccttccaccatgattgtaagtttcctgaggctggggagccatgtggaactctgagtcaattaaacctcttttcttcataaattacccagtcttgggtcatagcagcatgagaacagactaatacagtaagaaGGCATCCCTCTGTAAACCAGGAAGtgagccagcaccttgatcttggacttcccagccttcagacctgtgagaaataaatttctgtcatttaagctACCCAGGCTATATTTTTGTCATAGCAGCCTGAATTAACTGAGACAGTGAGCTTAGGACTAGCTGAGAAAACCAGCAGCTTTGCTGCCCAAAAGTTGTGGAGTGACTTGATTCAGgctaggaaagaaagagaagacacacAAACTAAACCTGTGACTTTGCTGGTGAAAAGTGgtggatttggttggaaacaaaTAGAGAAAACCTGCTGCTGTGCTAATTTGACATTGTGGACCAGCAGAAATTTAATAGGGAAATCCTAGAAATGAGAGAGCCATGGAAGGGTTAAGATGAGCTCTCCACAGAGAGACCCAAGAGAGCCTGGAAAAAAGTGAAAGCTGATGGGGACTTGACAACTGGCTGCAACTTTGAATGCATTTCCCAGTCCATCACAGCTCAGCTCACAGAGAGTGAAGTCTTAAAAGCTTGAGGTTTTTGAACACAGCCGTTGCTGATTTGTCCACAACATTGGCTCAAATTGCTGTTGGAGCACAATATTGGTCCATCATTAAGCATTACAGACATAGGTACAACCCCAAGAGAGTCagactaaaatgtaaaaataagaattaaaatatttttttttgaggtttcaatattttattcaagTTTTTTTAAGTGTTAATTACAGCATTTGAAGGGGAGGATCTAATTCCAACAAAATGGAAGACTCTAAAATGTACCCATTAAACTGCTAAAAAACAAATTGAGTGGTGAGAATACAACAGAAGTCCAATTTAGATTCTGAGTGTTATCACCATGTGATTACAATCACACAGACACTTCCAAGCTTATAGCTGGAGCTCCTGGAAGCTATTTCATACTCTGGtgcaagggcaaaaaaaaaacacaacacaagaagGAATAAGTCCTGAATTACTGGCTTCATCACATCCACCTTCTCCACCCCAAAATGGCACAAAAGAAACAGTTACCACACCCTGCAGACCTTTTGGTGTAAAAGAGATGATGATGAACTGGGGTGGGAACAGGTCATGAAGATCTGTCTAAAAAAGTCCCATTCAGGTGAGTTTGTACACACCATGAAGCAGCGAGCCTCTCATCAATTAGGGTTAGGAAACCAAGGTTCGATTCTCAGGAAATCacaatttcattcatttactcaatatGAATTTACAAAGTGCCTACATATTATCAGCTTCCACTTGCAGCCATTTCTAGATAAAAAAGAAACCTGGCATCTCAAAGGGGCCACCAAGTTCTCCCCGAGTCTACCACTGAAAGGACCTTTTTTGGAAATAGGTTTCTTCTGTACCTCTGGAAGGGTAACATCTTAAAGCTGAATCAACTTTAACCTGGAGGGCTAACATATTTAGCAATACTTGCATCCCAGACATACAACATTAAAAGATACACTAAATTCTGAAGGTAGCTATGCtgcaaaatagtttaaaattaaacaattgtACAGTATTCATTTATGCTTGAAATTCCAGTCCTAGACCAAGCTTGTGGCCACCAGCATTGACGTTCTTGCCATCCAGAAGAGCTGACAGTGTCAGTTTAATACCTGGCTTTAGAGTCCGAGTGTATCCTAAACCTATCAGGCTGGAGTTGTTCACTTTAGCCGAGAAGCAGGCGTCAGGGTCAATCTGATACTTGGCTGCTATTCCGAAGCGCGTGTCACTGTTTCCTGCTGTCCAGGCAAGATTGACAGCGGTCTCCAACTTCTTGTTCACTTTCTGGTAAATGGAGCCGCCAGACTCTGTCCCGTCATTCACATTAGTGTGAAGCTGGAATTCATCAGTCTTGTAGCCAACTGCAAAGTTGCTCTGGGTCACTCGGGATTTTGCAGTCTCAAAATTCATCTGGTAGCCGGCCAGCCAGCCCTCGTAACCTAGCACCAGAGCACCCCGGATGGAAGGCCCAGCAATGTCGAAATCCATGTCGCAGCCCAGGTTAATGTGCTCCCGCTTGTACCCTGTCttgattttagcattttttttcccaGTGTTAGGTGAGAAGGATGAATCGAAGGTCAGCTTCAGTCCACGTGCAAGCTGATCTTCCACAGTAATCTCGGTGCCTAGTGTATTGTCGGTATTCCATTTCTCTGTAAACGTCAGGCCGTACTCAGTCCATCTGTACTTGGTTTCCAGACTGCCCGTCACTTTGGTGGTCTCAGTGTTGGCTGAGCCTGAGCTtgtaaattccaatccattctcagattttgttttcaaatcaagCTTTATTAAGCCAAATCCATAGCCCTTGGTGAAGACATCCCTGGCAGATTTGCCAAGATCGGCATACGTGGGTGGCACAGCCATCTTCTGCTCAGAGGATGTGGCGGCGGGCTCGGAGGCGGCTACGGCGGGGGCTGCGACGCGGAGGCAGGGAggagaattaaaatattaaacagatgTCCTGACAGCATACCTTGGAGGGAAACAGATTCTGCAGTTTAAGTCTAGaccaattatttaaaaactcaaactctgaaaaaaaaataataaatctagaGTTACTGTTAAGGGTTCCATATTCAACCCCAAACTGCTAGACatggcaaagaaaagaaataccggGAAAATGTGAGTCATCATCAGGAAAAATAGTCAATAAAATGGACTCTGACTGGGCTCAGTGTTGGATTTAATGAAGACTTCAAATTGGCTATTTAGAATATATtgaaagaattaaaggaaaatatagtctgggcattgtgacatgtgcctgtagtcccagctacacaggaggctgaggcgggaggattacttgagcccagtagttcaaggctatgatcacacctgtgaatagccacatcagtctagcctgggcagtaaagaccctgtttctttcaagaaaagaaaaaaaaaaaaaaaaaggaaaaaagaaaaatatgtgaacAAGATGCTAACAGGACACAATAAATAGAGAACCTCAGTAAAGAAGCAAACTCAAAAAGAACTAAGTAGAGATTTTAGAtttgaaaagcacagtatttgaaatgaaaatttaattgGATAGGCTCAACAGATTTAAGATGGCAGAGAAAACATGAAGATCAATAAGTATtccaacaagagaaagaaaagagatttgtaAGAATAGGGAACAAAGCCTTGGAGACGTGTGGGACAATGTCAAACATTCCAACATACATGTAATGGGAGTTTcagacagaaaggaaagagagagacagaaaaaaatatttgaactaaTAGTGGCCCCAAACCATCTCAG
This genomic interval from Gorilla gorilla gorilla isolate KB3781 chromosome 6, NHGRI_mGorGor1-v2.1_pri, whole genome shotgun sequence contains the following:
- the LOC115935285 gene encoding voltage-dependent anion-selective channel protein 1-like, giving the protein MAVPPTYADLGKSARDVFTKGYGFGLIKLDLKTKSENGLEFTSSGSANTETTKVTGSLETKYRWTEYGLTFTEKWNTDNTLGTEITVEDQLARGLKLTFDSSFSPNTGKKNAKIKTGYKREHINLGCDMDFDIAGPSIRGALVLGYEGWLAGYQMNFETAKSRVTQSNFAVGYKTDEFQLHTNVNDGTESGGSIYQKVNKKLETAVNLAWTAGNSDTRFGIAAKYQIDPDACFSAKVNNSSLIGLGYTRTLKPGIKLTLSALLDGKNVNAGGHKLGLGLEFQA